A genomic window from Triticum urartu cultivar G1812 chromosome 7, Tu2.1, whole genome shotgun sequence includes:
- the LOC125523317 gene encoding premnaspirodiene oxygenase-like, translating to MDPVALLQVLKVALMNPARERAPPGPWKLPVVGSMHHLVNVLPHRALRDLAGAHGPLMMLQLGQTPLLVASSRETARLVLKTHDANFATRPKILAAQIVTYDSADILFSPSGEYWRKLRQLCAAEILGPKRVLSFRHIREDEMRMRVEQIRQAGSSTPVNMSVMFHGLTNSIVARAAFGKTPKKSPEFLAAIKSGVRLASGFDIPDLFPEWTTVLAALTGMERSLQGVHKTVDAFLEEMINERNAARADKIKVGGPENVDENLIDVLIGLQERGGLGFELDNSRIKAIILDMFVGGTGTAASSMEWGMSELMRNPLVMKKLQGQIREAFKGKAVVTEADLQASNLRYLKLVIKEALRLHPPAPLLVPRESIGSCELQGYTVPAKSRVVINAWAIGRDPVYWKDAEEFQPERFEDGAVDFTGKSYEFVPFGAGRRMCPGINYALAIMELALVGLLYHFDWSLPVGVCEVDMEEAPGLGVRRRTPLMLLATPFVPAAHE from the exons ATGGACCCGGTTGCGCTGCTGCAGGTGCTGAAGGTGGCCCTGATGAACCCGGCGAGGGAGAGGGCGCCGCCAGGGCCGTGGAAGCTGCCGGTGGTCGGCAGCATGCACCACCTGGTGAACGTGTTGCCGCACCGCGCGCTGAGGGATCTGGCTGGCGCGCATGGCCCGCTCATGATGCTACAGCTTGGGCAGACGCCGCTGCTGGTGGCGTCCTCCAGGGAGACGGCGCGGCTGGTGCTCAAGACCCACGACGCTAACTTCGCCACGCGGCCAAAGATCCTCGCGGCCCAGATCGTCACCTACGACTCGGCCGACATCCTCTTCTCCCCCTCGGGCGAATACTGGCGCAAACTCCGCCAGCTCTGCGCAGCCGAGATCCTAGGCCCCAAGCGCGTGCTCTCCTTCCGCCACATTAGGGAGGACGAG ATGAGGATGCGGGTGGAGCAGATCCGCCAGGCAGGGTCGTCGACACCCGTGAACATGAGCGTCATGTTCCATGGCCTGACCAACAGCATCGTTGCGCGGGCAGCATTCGGGAAGACGCCGAAGAAGTCACCAGAGTTCCTAGCCGCCATCAAGTCCGGGGTGCGCCTGGCGAGCGGCTTCGACATCCCCGACCTCTTCCCGGAGTGGACGACAGTGCTCGCCGCACTCACCGGCATGGAGCGCAGCCTCCAGGGCGTCCACAAGACGGTGGATGCATTCCTGGAGGAGATGATCAATGAGAGGAACGCCGCCCGCGCCGACAAGATCAAGGTCGGCGGCCCCGAGAACGTGGACGAGAACCTCATCGACGTGCTCATTGGCCTACAGGAGAGAGGCGGCCTTGGGTTTGAGCTCGACAACAGTAGGATCAAGGCCATCATCCTGGACATGTTCGTGGGAGGCACGGGGACAGCAGCATCGTCGATGGAGTGGGGGATGTCGGAGCTGATGCGGAACCCGCTGGTGATGAAGAAGTTGCAGGGCCAGATCCGAGAGGCGTTCAAGGGTAAGGCCGTGGTGACGGAGGCCGACCTGCAGGCGAGCAACCTTCGGTACCTGAAACTGGTGATCAAGGAGGCACTCCGGCTGCATCCGCCggcgccgctgctggtgccccgggAGAGCATTGGCAGTTGCGAGCTGCAAGGGTACACGGTCCCTGCCAAGTCGCGCGTCGTCATCAACGCATGGGCCATTGGGCGGGACCCGGTGTACTGGAAGGATGCCGAGGAGTTCCAGCCTGAGCGCTTCGAGGACGGGGCTGTAGACTTCACCGGCAAGAGCTACGAGTTCGTCCCGTTCGGTGCTGGCCGCAGGATGTGCCCCGGCATCAACTACGCGCTTGCCATCATGGAACTTGCCCTCGTCGGTCTGCTCTACCACTTTGACTGGTCGCTGCCGGTAGGCGTTTGCGAGGTCGACATGGAGGAGGCCCCCGGCCTCGGCGTGCGGCGCCGCACGCCGCTGATGCTCCTCGCCACGCCCTTCGTCCCGGCCGCCCACGAGTAA